A region of the Lycium barbarum isolate Lr01 chromosome 1, ASM1917538v2, whole genome shotgun sequence genome:
ACAAGTCCTTGCAAATTCGATTGCATTTGATAATGTCACGATTTCCAATTTGGACGCCGAAGGTGGGAACATGCTGGACTGCCAACCCAAGTTCCGCGACAAGTTCTTCAGCCACAAAATTATGCGTAGAGCCGCTGTCAACCAACATCAGCACTTTACGCCCACAAAGAGTGCCCTGAAGTTTCAAAGTTGAAGCAGATTCTTTGCCCAAAATTGCATGAAAGGAGATTTCTGCCAAATCAGTTGGGGGTATGTCGTCATTCTGTTTACCTTCAACATTTTGCACATCGTTCTCCTCTTCCAGTAACTCCAAATGTGCAAAAGTCCCAGGTTTGCAACGATGACCAGGGCTAAACTTGTCTCCACAACGGTAGCATAGGCCTTTTTCTCGCCGAATTTGTTGTTCAGAATTCAATTGGTGAGTGTTTGGAAGTGATGGTTGTTGGAAAGGACGTGTAACTGGTTGGCGGGATGATTGAAAATTAAACGATTCTCGAGCCGCTGGAGAGGAAGTCCCAATTGATGAAGGTCTTGATACAGAAGGCCAAGCGGTTACCTTACTGGACCGATTTGGTCCCAGTTTTCCGTCATATTCTAAAGCCAGACTCATTGCCTTATATACAGATCGAGGCTTGTGAATCCTTACGTCCACACGAAGGTCTTCTTTGAGCCCACTAAGGAAAACTCCAAGCAAACAGTGTTCTGGCCAATTTTGCACACGTGCTGCTCGTTTTGCAAATTCCTGCCTATACTCGAACACCGATCCAGTCTGTTGGATACTACACAAATGCTCATCTGGATTTTGAAATTCAGCGGGTCCATAATTTTCTTGCATAACTTTCACCAACTCATCCCAGTAATAAATGGTTCTTTCGTTGTTGATCCAAGCAAAAAGATCCAATGCATCTCCTTCCAAAGACATTGAAGCCACATCAACCTTGCAATCATCAGGTGTTTGATAATATTGAAAATACTTTTCTGCTTTCAGAATCCAACCTCGAGGATCTCCTCCCTCATACTTCGGAAATTCCATCTTTGTGTGCGAACGCCGATAAGTATCTGGATGCCTCCAAGTGCTATCGACCTCACCCTCTTCCGGTAAAACTTTAGATTTTCCTTGCTGATTCTGATTGTTTTGCGCTTTTAATGCAGCAACATCCGTAGCCAAAGCGTCTATGGCTTCCAATTTCGCTGCTATAGTGGTCAATTGTTGACCGATCTGATCATTAGTCGACATGATGGGTTCGTTGGTTGAAGCGTTGGGCCGTGTGTTAACCATGGCAGATcttactgctctgataccaataaTAGGAACAGAGGTTCAGAAATGGATAAATAAAGAGAAGTTACTCTGATATTTTAATAATGGAGAGACACAAGCATCTCATATCTCTTAGAACAATCTGTCTGCATACAATAGATGGTTACCATACAATCCTACAATACTAAGATGCATTATTTATATAATAGGATGACCCATAACTACTAAACTACATTTATGATAGGAACATATAACTTCTAGTAACTGTAAGAAACTGCCTAGCAGATAACTTTCAGTAACTTAATTAAGTAACTGCTCAATCCTCCAGGATTTCTATATTTCTTTGCTTCTTCCTCCTTGAATAAGTATGAAATATACGTGGCTTATCACTAAACAACCATGACATTATGCAAGAGAAAACATAGTCAAAAGagcataaataaataaacactGAGGATTGGTGAAAACACAAGCAAAAAGATAATATTTTTTTGAGATGGTAACAGAAAAGTAAAAAGATAATTGGACGCAATCAAGTCTGATTATGAGTATTTGTTACGCCTTTGCAATAAAACAGGTTTATTTTACATAACAAGAAGCACACAAAAACACTGATAGTTCATTAAAGAACTATAGAATGGCATAGTCCTTAGCAGTGATTGTAATCCTGCTCATTATCTTTATTGCATTCCTTATTAAGCTGTTATGTGCCATCAAACATGTACAGATAACTACCAATTTGACCTATAACATTGCCACTCCTTAGTAATATAAACTAGCTTACTTCTCCACAGTTTCTCAGGTTATGGTTCACATTGTGTAACGATTCCCACGTTGGAATCGCCATGAAAAGCGGAGTAAGAAAACAGAGAAAGAGAAAAGGAATAAAAGATAAATTCACATTTTCATTCAAGATATCCTCTGGCACAATGCGGATACAAGGTATTTAACAAGACCCAAAACAAACTAACCAACCTAACACGTGGCAGCTACGGCTGTGACCAGCTTTAGGGACTAAAAGGTAAATAAAAAGGACCGCAACGACATTAGACAAACTTAGGGCACAAAATACAaaacaggaaaataagatatGAATATCTAATTAATTAAGCTTCTATTTTCATACCCTATCCAGACTTGTTCAATCGTTACACATTGTGTGGTGTGGATGTTATTATGATACATCATAAATTCAGCTTGTAATCCTAACCACTGATCAAAGTTTAAATTGAAATGGTCGCATCTAAGACTTTCTACAAGTAACTCCAACTAACAAACGATTTGACTTTAATATCACGCATCAGAATGTGCTCCACCAAAAACACAATGCTATCAGGGTTGGTCTATATAGCAGTGTAATAACACGTTACTTATCTTATTTTAGTTAACCTGTTGACAGATCACCAAGATTCATGCTTAATATAGACATTACTGTAGTTGGACCGTAAATAACCACCACTGTAGTTTACATTGCTAGTGTATATAATCTAGATTAACATAGAAGGAGAGAGATGCTAAGGAAGTGGGAAATACTTGGTTAATCTAAATAAGATTGGGAAAGTTAATCTGATTACCCCACTGAAAGCCAAACCGACCAACTGACTTAGCCTGCATATAGAAGTAAAAGCACATGAGACAATCAAAAAAAGAAGCACTGGAGATGGATTGCTATGAGGCGTGATTGAGCAACATACAATAAAAGAAGCTCGATGAATGCCAGCAAGACCTGCTCGGAGTATAGCAGAATAAGAAGCAGACACAAAAGTTTTGATACAACCATTTTCCAGCAACATAAAAAAAGAGGCAATACCTAATTTGTCGGCGTCGTAAGGGCCGGTACAGGAGCCCCAGATTAAGCCAGCCTTCAGTATAACAAGTTTCTTTtgaattaaatatatatatatatatagaaagaaagaaaagggaggaGTATAGTAGCTTACGGTGCCCATGCGAATGACGGAATCGACGGCAATGGAAGAACAGGGGACGTCGTCGGCGATGTCCACCTCCATTTTTGCTGCAAATATATGCTGGGCCTTTTTTTTTGCTTAGGCCTCCACCGACGCCTGTTTACTATAGTATAGACGAGCCTCTCCAAATTGTTTGATTGATTCATCTGGAGGACCAACTTGGGCAACTCTCTTACATATTATCCCCATCTATTCTATTGAGCTTGTCCAAAAATACTCTCCATTTACCTTTCCCCACAAGTGTTGTCAATTAGGTAATAATTGTAAACAAATGAATTTTTGGCGAGGCATCACAACTTATGACTTAAGGTAAAGATTATTCACATTTTTTGGCAAACTTGAGATGAGATTATTTTTGCACAAATTTCTTATAGgacaaaataaataatataaggtGAAGGGTTTTTTCTTGCTAATTTGCAAGAATGATCTCATAAAGAGTGGTCTTGAATTTTTTGCTTTAGtaaaaaaagataattaaaagagGACCTTTGCTTAAGAAAATACGTTCAAAATTCAACCACATAGACAAAACTAACTTATACACACTATAAACTTATTATCATATGGGCAACAAAAATTCCAGCAAATCTTTTTAATGATGCGCTCACaacctttttttttgggggtcAAGAACACCCTGTGATCCTATTTCGCAATTTTTAGAGCATGTTCGGAAAGCCAGAAGGGAATTGAAATCGGGTGTGATTAGACGACACAGTTTGGTATGTTTGTTTAGTCAGGTAATTACCAAGTTAGAGGGGAATTGAGTGCAATTGGAGGATGTAAAATTAGACTCTCCAGTTCTCAAAGTGAGGTTAAGagttgggtgtaattacaccgcGTAATTGACAactttttaatttctttctttttaaatttctttttaatttcttttcttttaaaattattttttatttctattatttgattttcttttcttttaaaattattttttatttctattatttgaATTTCTTCTTTTACCTTTTAaattgttttatttttaaaatatactaTTTTTAACATcattttctttcatttattttctcctcatttttcaacctttacttcttgtgattccatataattgctcgtattttttttatttcttatttatttttctttatttcttcatTCGTAACTGTGTTATTATagtttttgaaactacacctcctaATATTAGAAAAATGAGTcgttaacaaacttgacatataacgagtattgttattaaagtataatttcattgttgttattaaagtataatttcgtTGTTGAGTGAGGTTACAAACTtatgttttccttttcttttgaattatatttacttaagttattctggaacttattttatgttatgttGGAACTTGGTATAAGAATATTATGTTAAATAaaattggattttgaatttatgatatatTTTCGATTCcaatttatttgttttaatagtattaacttgttatttcacattataTGCCGTTCATTTTTCAATTAGAATCatagattattattttttttgtaaaacatttaaataatgttatggaattatatttataaatattattaatcTTTTTTCTCAAACATGCATCCATGATAATCTTACAGAATGTATGCTTTcagtttttataattaattaaaatattattaatatgaaaaatatatatcaattattttttacaa
Encoded here:
- the LOC132608595 gene encoding outer envelope pore protein 16-4, chloroplastic isoform X2, producing the protein MEVDIADDVPCSSIAVDSVIRMGTAGLIWGSCTGPYDADKLGLAGIHRASFIAKSVGRFGFQWGMFAAIFSSTRCGLQRYRRRNDWLVGTVNKHNKVYFYAFQWESRNVCSPP
- the LOC132608595 gene encoding outer envelope pore protein 16-4, chloroplastic isoform X4, with product MEVDIADDVPCSSIAVDSVIRMGTAGLIWGSCTGPYDADKLGLAGIHRASFIAKSVGRFGFQWGMFAAIFSSTRCGLQRYRRRNDWEMHWTVIRNNLSSLRCI